A part of Capsicum annuum cultivar UCD-10X-F1 chromosome 6, UCD10Xv1.1, whole genome shotgun sequence genomic DNA contains:
- the LOC107874492 gene encoding putative late blight resistance protein homolog R1B-13 has protein sequence MVNVITAATPGDQNIHVMIEFLLIILTDMLKDFIHHDKLLDLLARVGALIREVSTLVHDLEEIPRNEESADEANRATLDLLEILNSSRKISNMEEIGVLKEDIGFISSFFMNAEKGLYKDLWAYILDVAYEAKDVIDSIIVRDNGILHLIFSLPITIKKMLIKEEVSKISEKIPKNKSLIVVNSTKKVENKSLTTDKIIVGFEKETNWLISKLTSGPKDLDVISITGMPGSGKTTLAYKVYNDKSVARRFDIRAWCTVGQECDKRNLLNKVYNQVTGPDSKLIENIDVADELRRHILGKRYLILLDDLWDTDTWDKLTRPFPLADNESRIILSSRDMEVGLYGKCNTDLLNLRLLRLEESWELLEKRAFGEQSLEKKKAVCLEVQNNLNPYILNSEVDVMKVIELSYDHLPLQLKPCFLYLAHYPKDTQISRDLLKMYLRAEWLVKEKRMKSVEEVMEAYLDNLIFNILRGKVVWQGDTSSSSSSSSSDLMPQIVQIYYDKEHFGPINFVLLDSKRERHSGKHLYSLRISGDKMKNRLSDACHLRDLRLLRVLFLCPSFMMVKDSLLNEIGMLNHLRFLRIETKFKSLPSSFSNLRNLESLVVTNKGSTLVLLPRIGDLVKLRVLYIDACSFYDMDTDESILIEEDSKLEKLRAIEILVLSYSKETEDIFKRFPNLQRLVFHLEESWDYSTERYWFLELDFLHELESLRVDFKSSNTNY, from the exons ATGGTAAATGTCATTACCGCTGCAACTCCAGGGGATCAAAACATTCATGTCATGATAGAGTTCCTATTAATTATTCTTACTGATATGCTGAAGGACTTTATTCATCATGACAAATTATTGGATCTTTTGGCACGTGTTGGAGCACTTATCAGGGAGGTATCAACTCTCGTTCACGACTTAGAAGAAATACCAAGGAATGAAGAGAGTGCCGATGAAGCAAATCGGGCAACTCTAGACTTGCTGGAAATATTGAACTCCTCAAGGAAGATCTCAAACATG GAAGAAATTGGAGTGTTGAAAGAAGACATAGGATTCATAAGTTCATTCTTCATGAATGCTGAGAAAGGATTGTATAAAGATTTGTGGGCATATATTTTAGATGTGGCATACGAAGCAAAAGATGTCATTGATTCAATTATTGTTCGAGATAATGGTATCTTACATCTTATTTTCTCACTTCCCATTACGATAAAAAAGATGCTTATCAAAGAAGAAGTCTCCAAAATATCTGAGAAGATTCCAAAGAACAAGAGCCTCATTGTAGTAAACTCTACTAAGAAAGTTGAAAACAAGTCATTGACAACTGATAAAATAATTGTAGGTTTTGAGAAGGAGACAAACTGGTTAATTAGTAAGCTCACCAGTGGGCCGAAAGATCTTGATGTCATTTCAATCACTGGTATGCCGGGTTCGGGCAAAACTACTTTGGCGTACAAAGTATACAATGATAAGTCAGTTGCTAGACGTTTTGACATTCGTGCATGGTGTACAGTTGGCCAAGAATGTGATAAAAGAAATTTGTTGAATAAAGTTTATAATCAAGTTACTGGCCCAGATTCAAAATTGATTGAGAATATTGATGTTGCTGATGAGCTAAGGAGACATATACTTGGAAAGAGGTATCTTATTCTCTTAGATGACTTGTGGGATACTGATACATGGGATAAGTTAACAAGACCTTTTCCTCTAGCTGACAATGAAAGTAGAATAATTTTGTCATCTCGAGATATGGAAGTGGGTTTGTATGGAAAGTGCAACACTGATCTTCTTAACCTTCGATTGCTAAGACTAGAAGAAAGTTGGGAGTTATTAGAGAAAAGGGCATTTGGAGAACAGA GTTTGGAAAAGAAAAAGGCTGTGTGTCTTGaagttcaaaataatttgaatccCTATATTTTGAACAGTGAAGTTGATGTGATGAAGGTTATAGAATTAAGTTATGACCATTTACCTCTTCAACTGAAGCCGTGTTTTCTCTACCTTGCACATTATCCGAAGGACACACAAATCAGTAGAGATTTGTTGAAAATGTATTTGCGTGCTGAATGGCTTGTTAAAGAGAAAAGGATGAAGAGTGTGGAAGAAGTGATGGAGGCTTATTTggataatttaattttcaatatcTTG AGAGGAAAAGTTGTTTGGCAAGGTGatacatcttcttcttcttcttcttcttcttcagatttGATGCCACAGATAGTACAGATTTATTATGATAAGGAGCACTTTGGGCCTATCAATTTTGTCCTGCTTGATTCAAAAAGGGAAAGGCATTCTGGTAAACACCTATATTCTTTGCGGATAAGtggagacaagatgaaaaatcgTCTTTCTGATGCATGTCACCTAAGAGACTTGAGGCTTCTTAGAGTGTTGTTCCTGTGTCCCTCTtttatgatggtgaaagattCTTTATTGAATGAAATAGGCATGTTGAATCACTTGAGGTTCTTAAGAATTGAGACAAAATTTAAATCTCTGCCTTCATCTTTCTCAAACCTCAGAAATCTAGAATCCTTGGTGGTGACTAACAAAGGATCAACCTTGGTACTATTACCGAGAATTGGGGATCTTGTAAAGTTGCGAGTGTTGTACATTGACGCTTGTTCTTTCTATGATATGGATACAGATGAATCAATACTGATAGAAGAGGACTCAAAGTTAGAGAAATTAAGAGCAATAGAGATCCTTGTGCTTTCCTATTCGAAAGAAACAGAGGATATTTTCAAAAGGTTTCCCAATCTTCAAAGGCTTGTATTTCATCTCGAGGAATCATGGGATTATTCAACAGAGCGATATTGGTTCCTAGAATTAGATTTCCTTCATGAACTAGAATCCCTCCGAGTAGATTTTAAAAGTTCAAACACAAATTattag
- the LOC107875157 gene encoding uncharacterized protein LOC107875157 has protein sequence MEKQGEIEKGKANNFEVSFSALRKDVDNVLDFMERLKNEEDQNVVNVYLIERLRLELAFICIYVQLSYSDLDTMTASSQGVKDMLRSILNAVGNNVRCKYNMDHVLPSLTDNIDDCVSSCHHYTSSATMTEEQLNFLLLNLHHISKYYGEQIFRLEILQNVCGNVGDFHGLIVNGCVEHKIVEYVLPQLQYMADRVGRFIMYSFHSNLAHLLLKVIPIELEVIHICFTNLRASTSAEVGRFIKNLLEISPDIL, from the exons ATGGAAAAACAAGGAGAAATAGAGAAAGGAAAAGCAAATAATTTTGAG GTGTCATTTTCTGCTCTTCGCAAGGATGTTGACAACGTTTTGGATTTCATGGAGAGGTTAAAGAATGAAGAAGATCAAAATGTTGTTAATGTGTATCTAATTGAAAGGCTGAGACTTGAACTGGCATTTATTTGTATCTACGTCCAGCTTTCTTATTCTGATTTGGATACAATGACTGCTTCAAGTCAAGGGGTTAAAGATATGCTTCGATCAATTTTGAACGCTGTTGGCAACAATGTCAGGTGTAAATACAACATGGATCATGTCCTTCCTAGCCTCACGGATAATATCGATGATTGTGTCAGCTCGTGTCATCATTATACATCAAGTGCCACCATGACTGAGGAGCAGTTGAACTTCCTCCTCTTGAATCTCCATCATATATCCAAGTATTATGGTGAACAGATATTTCGATTAGAGATTCTTCAGAATGTATGTGGAAACGTAGGAGATTTCCATGGGTTGATAGTGAATGGTTGCGTTGAGCATAAAATTGTTGAATATGTCTTACCTCAGCTCCAATATATGGCTGACAGAGTTGGGCGCTTCATTATGTATTCGTTTCACTCCAACCTGGCTCATCTACTCTTGAAGGTTATCCCAATTGAACTGGAGGTCATTCACATATGCTTTACAAATTTGAGAGCATCAACTTCAGCGGAAGTTGGACGCTTCATTAAGAATCTCCTGGAAATCTCTCCGGACATTCTGTAA